In Syntrophotaleaceae bacterium, the DNA window GGTAGCGGATCATGGGAATCCCTTCCTTGGTGATGGTGGTGATCACCAGTTCGCCCTCATCCCCGTCCGGCAAGACCTGTCCCGTTTCGGGATCGATGATTTCGGCGATGAAATGGTCCTCCCAGATATGCAGCCCTTTTTGAGCCTCGATGCATTCGATGGCCACGCCGGGCCCGAGAATCTCGGACAGGCCGTAGATGTCGATGGCTTTGATGTTGAGTTTCCGCTCAATCTCCTGGCGGATCGATTCGCTCCAGGGTTCGGCGCCGAGGATGCCGACCCGCAGGGAGAAGGTGCGGATGTCGAGGCCCTCCTCGGCCGCCGCTTCCGCCAGGTAGAGACTGTAGGAGGGGGTGCAGGTGATGACGGTGGAGCCGAAGTCCTGCATGATCATGATCTGTTTCTTGGTATTCCCCCCGGACATGGGGATAACCGCCGCACCGAGTTTCTCGGCCCCGTAATGGGCGCCGAGACCGCCGGTGAACAGGCCGTAGCCGTAGGCGTTGTGGATGACATCCCCCCGGCCGACTCCGGCGGCGGTGAAGGAGCGAGCCATCAGCTCCGCCCACATGTCGATGTCCCGGCGGGTGTAGCCGACGACGGTCGGTTTTCCGGTGGTGCCGGAGGAGGCGTGCAGGCGAACGATCTGCTCCAGCGGCACGGCGAAGAGGCCGTAGGGGTAGTTGTCCCGCATGTCCTGTTTGAGGGTGAAGGGAAGACGCTGCAGGTCGGACAGGGTTTTCACCTGTTCCGGCTTGACCCCGGCGCGGTCGAAGGCGCCCCGATAGAAGGGGACCGTGGCGTAGACCCGCTCCAGGGTGTTCTGCAGGCGCTTGAGCTGCAGAGAGGCCAGGGCTTCGCGAGGCAGGGTTTCGAATTCGTCATTCCAGATCATGGCGGTTTTCCGTCGCGGACCGGAGCTGGGCCGAAGGAAGGCGGTCCGGCCCCGGTCCGCTGTTCGAGGTCACAGATTGCGCCCCAGGTGAAAGGCGGTGACGTTTTCTTCGAGGTACTTGGCCGGCACCATTTTCTGCAGGGTCTCCACCCAGCAGCTCTGCTCCACGGGAACCCGTCGTGAGAGGGCACCGAGGAGGACGGTGTTGACTGTCCGCTGGTTGCCCGCTTTCATCGCCAGGCCGAGCCCGTCGACCAGCAGGCTGTCGGGAAAGGCAGCCTTGATCTTGCCCGGGATATTGTCCGGATAGGTCTCCTTGCCGAGGGTGACCGGCGGCGGAAAGATCTGCAGGTTGTTGGCCATGACGCAACCGCCCTCCCGCACCAGCGGCAGGTACCGGTAGGTTTCCAGCAGTTCGAAGCCGAGCAGGACATCGGCCTGCCCCTCGGGAATAATGGAACTGTAGACCTTCTGGCCGTAGCGGATATGGGAGACCACGCTGCCACCGCGCTGGGACATGCCGTGGATCTCGTTTTTCTTGACGTCGTGTCCGGCCAGCATCAGCACTTCGGACAGGATTTCGCTGGCGAGCAGGATGCCCTGGCCGCCGACCCCGGAAATAAGAATGTTTGTGACCTGATTGCTCATTCGATATCCCTCACGGCGTCGAAGCGGCAGACCTGTCTGCAGAGACCGCAGCCGACGCAGAACAGTCGATTGACATGGGCGACCTCTTTTCCGTCTTCGAGGGTGCGCCATTCGATGGCCGGACAGCCCAGCTTTAGACAGGCCCGGCAGCCGCTGCAGAGGTTGCTGTCGATCATCACAGCCGGCTTGCGGAGCGCCGGATCCCGCTTGACCAGCATGCAGGGGCGCCGGGCGATGACCACCGAAACTTCGGGGCGTTCCATCTCCTCCTTGAGGACCTGATAGGTATGGGCGACCTCATAGGGGTCGACCACCCGCACATGCTTCACCCCCAAAGCTTGGCAGATCTGCTCCAGATCCACCTGGTAGCTGTCCGCTCCCATCAGCGTGTAGCCGGACCCCGGGTTTTCCTGGCGGCCGGTCATGGCGGTTGTGCGGTTGTCGAGGATGACCACCGTGGCGGTGGACTTGTTGTAGACCATGTCCATCAGACCGTTGATACCGGTGTGCAGGAAGGTCGAGTCGCCGATGACCCCCACCACCTTGCGCTGGTCCTCGGGAGACAAAACCTTGCTCAAACCCGTGGCATTGCCGATGCTGGCACCCATACAGATGCAGGTGTCCATGGCCGCGAAAGGTTCCATGAAACCGAGGGTGTAGCAGCCGATATCGCCGGTGACGAAGGCCTTCAGGCGATTCAGCGAGTGAAAGACGCTGCGGTGGGGGCAGCCGGGGCACATGCTCGGCGGCCGGTTCGGCAACGTCTCGTTGTGGGTGAAATAGGGCTCGTCCTGCTTTCCGGTCAGGCTCTCGGCCACCCGGCCCGGAGTCAGCTCGCCGCAGATGGAGAAAACGTCCTTGCCCCGGACGTCGATGCCCATGGCCTTGACCTGTTCTTCGATGAAGGGGTCGAGCTCCTCGATGACGTAGAGGGTTTCGTAGTTGGCGGCAAATTCACGGATCAGCTTTTTGGGCAGAGGATAGACCAGGCCCAGTTTGAGGATGTCCGCGTCCGGCAGCGCTTCCCGGGCATATTGATAGGAAACGCCGGCAGTGATCACGCCGACCTTGCCCCCCACCTTTTCCACCCGGTTGAAGTCCTGCCCGCAGGCCCACTCCTCCATCTTCCGCAGACGTTCCTCGACCAGGGGGTGGCGTTTGCGGGCATTGCTCGGGAGCATCACGTATTTGGAGGGATTCTTTTCGAGACCGGGGGCGGGCAACCCGTCCACCGGATCCCGCAGCGTCACCACCGATTTAGAATGGGAGATGCGGGTCGTGGTGCGCAGCATCACCGGGGTGTCGAACTGTTCGCTGGCTTCCAGGGCCAGCCGGGTGAAGGTCAGGGCCTCCTGGCTGTCCGCCGGCTCGAACATCGGAATCTTGGCGAACTTGGCGTAGTTGCGGCTGTCCTGTTCATTCTGAGAGGAATGGAGCTCGGGATCGTCGGCCACGGCCAGCACCAGTCCTCCCTTGACTCCCGAGTAGGACAGGGTGAAGAGCGGATCGGCGGCCACATTGACCCCGACGTGCTTCATCGCCACCAGTGCCCGCGCCCCGCCGAAGGAGGCGCCGATGCCGACTTCCAGGGCAACCTTTTCGTTCGGTGCCCAGGAAGAGTCGATGGTCGGATATTGAACCATGTTTTCAAGGATTTCGGTGCTGGGAGTGCCGGGATAGGCGGAGGCGACCTTGACCCCGGCCTCGTAGGCTCCGCGGGCGATCGCCTCGTTGCCTGATAAGATGGCGCGTTCCATAAAACATCATTCCTTGTAGAAGTGCGGGTAAAAAATTCGGCAGCGGCCTGAAAAAATCGAACCATGAATATAGAAAATCACCCCCGGAAAGTCAATTAATCCGTGAATCATGGAACCGTTTTGGAAATACCGTTTGAAGATTTCACAGGATTTTCGGGAGAGTAAAAAGCGGCGGAAATAGAGGGAGAAGATCCGGTCTTTGCCGGGCATCGGGTCTGCCCGCCGAGATGGGGGCAGACCCGAGGTTGGTCGTTACTGACGGAAACCGAATTCGAGGGTATAAAACTGCGGATTCAATGCCGCCAGCGGCTCCTTCAGTTTCTCGATCTGCTCGGCCGGCCCGTGAATTTCCAGGCGGGTGATCTCGGCCAGTTTCAACGCTTCCTGCAGCAACGGGCCGACATTGGCGAGATGGGCCAGCAGCCCTTCGGCATCCGCATAACCTTCCCGGCAGTGCGCCTGGTCCCCGTCAAAAGTAAAACCGTAATACAGGCATTTGGGTTCCTGGCTCGAACTTTCGACAAATCTGGCGCAGAGCTCCTTGAAGCTCTGCAGGTTTTCCGACGGCACCCTGAAGTAGGGGGCGATGGAACAGCAGCTATCCCGATTGTTCATCCTGTTCTCCTTTCGATTGTGGTTGATGGCACGGCTTGTTGACCAGGCTAAAGATAGAGGGTGAGGGCATCTTTTCCCCGAACCACCCGGGACATGAATTCCCGGGCGTGCATTTCGTTGGTGATCATGACCACCTGATCCTTGAACATGCATGACTGAAAAACCACTCTCACATCCTCGATATGGGGATGAGGATTGAGGGGATCGACGAAAAAGATGACCACGTGGCACTGGTCGTAGAGGATCGCCGTGGCAATCTCGATATCGCCGCCTTTAGGTCCGGAATGGTAGCGAACCATCTTCTTTTCGATTTTGCGCGAAGTGGCCGCCGCCACTTCCCTGCCGGTCGTCCCGGTGGCGAGAATGCGTCCGAATTTGTTCAGCTCGGACTCATGGTCGATGGCGAAATCGATCATTCTCGGTTTCATTTCATAATGGGCGATGAGGGCGACGGTCATCTCCGAAAAGGGTATGGGCCTCCCCTTCAGGGCGTTTACTGACGGTTCGCCCTCGTGACGAACCTCCGGTTTTTTATGGGGGAAAGGCAGCCCCTTCGATTCATCCTCTTCAAGGCCAAGCCAGAGGGTCGGCGGACAGGGCTGCAGATTGCGTCCCGCATCGGCCTCGGCTTCATGGTCGAACCAGGTCAGAACCGACCCCCGGTTCATCAGCCGCTTGACGTGACAGTGATCGGACAGGCGCAGAAACGCCAGGATGTCCGGGCGCAGCCAGGGGGTGTCGAAGGGGTCGAAGAAAGGCCAGGCAATACTGCACTTGCGGTAGCTGATCAGGTTGGAAAGGACGATAACCCCTCCTTCATTGCCTCCGGGAAGGGCCGTGACACCGCAATCGTCGTAAAGCCAGTCGGATACCTTGGAATCGAGAGGGGGCAAACCGTTGGCTTCATATCCATAGAACAGCCGGTCATGAGCCCGGCCGGAGAATAGAAAGTGGTATTTTTCCAAAGTGGCGCGGTTTGAATGCCGGTAGAAGTGATGAAAAATCGAGGCAAGAGAGGCGTGGATCTTGGGATTGTCGTTGTTGCCGAGAACACCGATGAAGGTTTTTTGCGCTTCGCCATTTTCCATGTTCCGGTGCTCCTGACGGCAGCGAAGTGTAACAAACCGAGGCATCAAAAAAAACCGCATCGATTCTGTAAAGGCAGATTCAATGCGGGTTTCGTTGCGTCTGCCTGTGGCAGAGGACGAAGGGGGCGCTATCTAATTCAAAACCTATTATTGTTAAAGGTTTTCAGGATATCTGATAAGTAGTGATGTCATAGAGAGAACAGTTTGTCAAGGGAGGCCTTTCCAGTTTTTAATCTTTTTAGCGTCGCAGGCAAGCAGAAGGGTTTTATTCCTGCGGAAGTCAAATTCCCTGATTTGTATGCGTGGTCGGTACCCGCGCCTCGCAGGGTACCCCCGTCTGGCACAGCCCGCACCCCGTCTCCATGACTCCGTAGAGCGGACCGGCGGTCTGCCGCAATTCTCCGTAGACGTAGGCCTGGCACTTTTCCTTGTCGTGGCCTTCCAACGAAATGGCGCCTGCCGGGCAGCGGTGCACACAGAGCCCGCAGCTGCCGTTTCGGTGGTACAGGCAGTTGCTCCAGGGATCGGCGCAGGTTCTCGGGCTGGCTGTTATTTCCAGATCGGTGACCACGCTGCCGCAGCGGTGAGCGATGCCGCGGTCGGTAATGAAACCGTCGTTGAGACTGAAGGTGCCTAGGCCGGCCGCGTAGGCGGCGTGTCGTTCCGACCAGGTCGAGGCCATGCCGATGCGGGGGTCCTTGACCGGGCGCCACAGGCCGGTCAGCAGGGGAGAGGCGACTATCGCGCCGATGGAGTGGATGAGGTTGGTCACGTAAATCCGCAGCAGATTGTTGAAGCGTTCCCCGTGGGACCGTGTCATGGCCCACTCCCGGGAGGGCATCTTCTTCTCCTGCCGATTGCTGCGGCGGGTCGCTTCAGAGATCGGCAGCACCCAGCAAATGACCGTTTTCGCCTCCTCTTCCCGACAACCGCTGGCGTTGTGCAATACTTCGCCCGGTGTCAGATGAAAATCCCCGATGATTTTCTTGAATTCGGAAAAGAGAGGATCCTCCGCGGCGGCATAACCGACCAGCGGTTCATCAAAGTACGGTCGGTTGCTGCCGGCAAAACGATTGTCCGGACTGGCCCGAACAAAGCTGCGAATTTCTTCCCTGATCACCTGGTCCATCGATCTTCCCTTTTTTTGCAGAGAATTTTGAGAAGTGATTATACTCCGAGTAGGCTCGGGAGCAAAGGTTGCCGGCACCTTCCCTGAAAAAAGGCTCCTGGAAAAAAAGAAAAACCGCCAGGGGTAAGGGCCCTGGCGGTTTTTTCATGAGTCAGCCCGGGCTGGCTTCCTGGCCGGTGCAGACGTCTTTCAGCCGTAAAAAAAGCAGATAACAAGCCTTTTCTTCAGGGCTTGCAGTTGCGGTAAGTTTCCCGGCAGCTCTCCATGGCGGCTTCATTGTCCTTGGCCTCTTTGATGCAATCCATAAAGGCCTCGGCGCAAATGGTGGTCTTGTCCTGACGCTCCTGGCATCGCCGGTGAGCTTTGGCGCAGCGGTCCAGGCACTCCTGGTAGGCGTTGGCATTTCGGGATTCCTCTGCCAACTGGTCACACCCTCTTTCGCATTGGGACAGTTGTTCGTCACAATGATAATCCGGCATATGGCCGGCAAAGGTGTTTACCGCCAAAAATCCGACAGCGGCCAGGGACAAGAAAAAAAGTACACGCTTCATGATAATTCCTCCTTGAATAATTGATGGAAAAGTGTCTTGACGATAGCCTCATTCAGGCTCGTCCTGCCTGGGGGCTTCCCAGAAGCGGAGCTGGTTGCGACCTGCATTTTTAGCCTGGTAAAGAACCTGGTCGGCTCTCTCTATCAGATTCAGGGGATCGACCTGCTCCTCACCATTCAGCGCGGCGATTCCCAGGCTTGCTGAAAGATAGACGGTCCCCCTTTCGGTGACGAATTGGGACTGCTCGATATTGTGAAGCAGTCTGATTCCCAGCTGCCGCGCCGAGGCGCGGTCGGTTTCAGGCAGAAGAATGGCGAATTCCTCCCCTCCGTAGCGGCAGGCCAGATCGGAACTTCGAATGGTTCTCATGATGATCTCCGCCACCTTCTGCAGCACCATGTCCCCAGCCGCATGGCCGAAGGTATCGTTGATCTTCTTGAAATGATCCAGGTCCATCAGCATGACGGCAAGGGGGTGCTGGTAGCGGGCCTTCCGCTTCATTTCCTTTTCGGCGATTGTAAAGAAGTGGCGTCGGTTCGAAAGAGCGGTCAATGGATCCTGAAGGCTGAGTTTTTCCACCCGGGCCCTTTCCCGTTCGACATCCTCCAGGGCTTTTTTCAGCTGCTGGGCCTGCTGCTCGATAAATTGCCGTTGCAGATAGTCCGCGCGTTTGGACTGATCCATGTTATAGCAGGCGAACATCCCGGCGATATTGAAGAAAAAGAAGATGAAACTGTTGTTGAAGAGGAAGTATGCGGGCGTCGAGCTGAAAAGGGCGGCGGCAATCACATAAAGGACGAAGGTACCCCAAGCCAGGATGTTGGACAAAATGTGGTCGGGGATCAGCTCGTAGTAAAAAAGCACACACAGGAACAAGCCGGCATAGTAGAGGTAGTTGCCGGGCTCGGAAGCGATGGAAATCATCACGATGAGACCCAGGCTGGCTGTCATCGCCACCAGGAAAATGATATAAGGCTGGAACTTTCTGTAAAGGTTTGTAAAGGTTATGAAATAACAGGAAACAAGCACGGGGCAGACGACGGCATACCGGATAAGCCAGCAAATTTCTTTTTTCTCCGGCAGTATAAACCAATCGAGAATGCCGAAAATGGCATAGAGGAAGGTTCCTGCCAGCAGTGCTGAACGGTGATGGAGGAGGTCTTTGTTGAAATAATCCTTCCTGAAGTTTTCTTCGAGCTCCTTGTCAAAGAACTTCAGAGTCAGAATATTGTACGGCCTGTCAAGATTCAAGCTAGTCGTCTCCACGTAAAGCTTCGATCAATAGCCCCAAATTTTGCGGTGACCATGCGGGAAAGAAGAAATTTTATCGCCACCCATATAAAAAATATTTAATTCGAAAAGGCATATTTTGTAAGGTATGCAAGAGGTGGGCCAGATGAGATTTTGGCTGTTTCAGCTCAGAAACTACGCATTCTCGCGCCGATCAGGAATAAGAAAACCCCGACCGTGGATGACGCGGCCAGGGCTTTCTTTGTAAACTTCTGTTCTAATTGATTTCGAGTGAGTTATTGTGGCGAAGCGATTCGGCTAGTGAAAAGAGCCCCGAACCTTGTCGCATTCGTGGTAGTCCCAGACTTTTTCCTTACCCTCCCGGGTTTTTACCAGGATATGCTCGCGGGTACAACTCTCAACCCGTCCCTCTTCCCCGCTGGAGATATTTCGAACAAAGGCTTCCTTACCAGTAGCCATGATTTCGCAGATATCGATATAGTTTTCTCGATTCATTGTTCACTCCTTTCTTCATCCTGAAGGGCCATTATAACATTTTTCGGTTGCTCGGGCATCCTCTGCCCAAGACTCTGCCCAGTCCAAGATTGAAAACCTGCCCAACAGGGAGAATTTTGTCATGAAACTTGACAAAGTGAAGAATTTAGGGCAATTCTTCAAACTGTTGAAGGCGCCTCTTTCGTCCTCTGCCTCTGGCAGACTCAACGAAACCCGCTCCAATTCCCATGAATCAATCAGGGGTAGGAGCGGGTTTTTTTCGTCTCTTGAGACTCCAATCACCAAAGGAACGAAAAACATGAAAACAACCGCGGCAGCCATAGACAACGACATCTATGATCAGTATCCGGAACGTTGGTGGAGCGCCACCGGATTTGCCTCACTCCTGGAACATGTTTCAAATCCCTGGCGCTTTCCGTACTTTCAGCGAATATTGCATCATGAAGGCAGGAAAGGGTTTTGCGGAAAACGCCTGCTGGATGTGGGGTGCGGCGGCGGAGTGCTCACCGAAGAATTCGCTGCCATTGGACTGACGGTGACAGGCCTCGATCCCTCTGAAAAATCGATCCAGGCAGCCAGGGCCCATGCCAGGGAAAACGGTTTGGCGATCGAATACCGGCACGGGTCGGGCGACCGGCTCCCCTTCGACACCGGGTCCTTCGATCTGGTGAGTTGTTGCGATGTGCTGGAGCATATCCAGAATTGGGACCACGTGGTTGCCGAGGTGGCCCGAGTGCTCAAACCGGGAGGTCTTTTTTTCTACGACACCATTAACCGGACCCCGATCAGCAAACTGGTTTTCATCAAGTTGGCCCAGGAGTGGAAATATACCCGTTTTCTGCCCCCGAACCTGCATGTCTGGGATATGTTCATCCGGCCGGAGGAACTCACTTCCGCAATGAATCGGCATGGCCTGCTCAACATGGACATCAGAGGCACCAATCCCCCCAAAAACCCTTTCAGAATGCTCTGGGCCATGCGGGGACTCAACCGCGGCAGGATATCGGCCGCGGAATTCGGCAGACGTGTCGGCGGGTCGGTTGAAGGACCGGATATCAATGTGAATTACATGGGTTACGCGATCAGGAAATCGAACGGATAGGTTCAGCAGGGGGACCCCGGGGAGAGGGAAATGGACCAGAACCAGAAAACATGGAACGAAAAAGCCGCTGCGGTCATTATCGATAACCTGAAGAAGCGCCACATGGAGGGGAGCTACGCCCCCGATGCCGCTCAAGCCAGAGAGGAAGTGCTGGCGATGATCCCGGAAGGGGCAGTGGTTTACCGCTGCGCCTCGATGACAACTGCGGGGATCGGTCTTTGGGACAGGATGGCCGAAATGCCCGGAGTGCAGATCATCGATCATTACCGGCCAGGTCTCTCTCCGGAAGAATCGATGAATCTGAGGCGTCAGGGATTGCTGGCCGACGTCATGATCGCCAGCGCCAACGCCATTACCCTGGATGGCGTTCTGGTCAACCTCGACGCCGTCGGCAATCGGGTCGCCGCCATGACCTTCGGTCCGAAAAAGGTCATTTTGGTGGCGGGCATGAACAAGGTGGTGCCGGATCTGGCGACGGCCAAAACCAGGGTCAAGCATTACGCGGCCACGGTCAACACTTTACGCGCCGGCTACAAGAATCCCTGTGTCGAAACCGGCCTGTGCAGCGACTGCCGATCCCCCCAGCGAATCTGCAATGTCTGGGCTATCACCGAAGGGCAACTCGCCGTGAACGAGGGTCGGATCCACGTTAAATTGGTCGGGGAGAACCTCGGTTACTGACCTTTACTTTATGGATCCTCCTTCAGAGTGAACTTTATCCGGCTCGGTCGGGTGCAATCGAGGTCGGATAAAAGACTCCGTTCGTTTATCCACGTCGAGTTTTATCTCCACAAGTGCCCGGCAGTTCAGCGGCCCCGAAAGACCCAGAAAAATCAGCTCCTTATCGTCCCCCCTCAAGCCCCTTCTGTTTCATAACATATCGAATTATCGTAACTTTCTTTCGATTGTTCATTGCATTTGACCTTGCGGATGATATCTCTTCAAACATTGATGTTTTCGTAAAAGTTCACCAACTGCTGCTTGCTGCAATTGCTCTCAAGCCGCGGCGTACCTTCCCCGCCCCCGGGCGACAAAGCAAAACATTGCCCCATCCTGGTAATGCACCAGGTTTCAGTTTGGGCGAATCGTTTCGCTGCCGCTTCAGTGACAACGAAAAGAACTCCTCCGGAAAGTGCATAACCTGAACAAACGGAACACACCGCTCTTGAAAAAGGAGGATACCATGGCCATGAACGTCAGCGATTTTGTCATCCAGCGTCTTTACGCCTGGGGCGTACGCCGCATATATGGATATCCGGGAGATGGCATCAACGGTCTGATGGGGGCTCTGAACCGGGCCGAGAACAGAATCCGCTTCATCCAGACCCGGCATGAGGAGATGGCCGCCTTCATGGCCTGCGCCCATGCCAAGTTCGGCGGGGAGGTGGGCGTCTGCATGGCCACGTCCGGTCCAGGGGCGGTGCATCTGCTCAATGGATTGTACGATGCCAAGATGGACCACCAGCCGGTGGTGGCCATCCTTGGCCAGCAGGCCACCACAGCTATCGGCTCTGATTACCAGCAGGAGATCGATCTGATCTCCCTGTTCAAGGATGTCGCCCATCAGTATGTGCACATGGCGGCGGTACCCGGCCAGGTCCGCACCATCATCGATCGGGCTCTGCGCATCGCCAAGGCCGAACGCACCGTGACTTGCGTGATCATCCCCAACGACGTTCAGGAAAAGCCGGCGGTGGAGTCGCCCCCGCGCAAGCACGGCACCGTTTTTACCGGTATCGGCTTTTCCGAAGGGGCCATCGTGCCCCGCGAGAAGGATCTCCAGCGCGCCGCCGCGGTGCTCAATGCCGGCAGCAAGGTCGCCAT includes these proteins:
- a CDS encoding phenylacetate--CoA ligase, which translates into the protein MIWNDEFETLPREALASLQLKRLQNTLERVYATVPFYRGAFDRAGVKPEQVKTLSDLQRLPFTLKQDMRDNYPYGLFAVPLEQIVRLHASSGTTGKPTVVGYTRRDIDMWAELMARSFTAAGVGRGDVIHNAYGYGLFTGGLGAHYGAEKLGAAVIPMSGGNTKKQIMIMQDFGSTVITCTPSYSLYLAEAAAEEGLDIRTFSLRVGILGAEPWSESIRQEIERKLNIKAIDIYGLSEILGPGVAIECIEAQKGLHIWEDHFIAEIIDPETGQVLPDGDEGELVITTITKEGIPMIRYRTRDITRLISAPCICGRTHRRLQRMSGRSDDMLIIRGVNVFPSQIESILMQVEGVEPHYQLVVDREENLDTLEVQVEVTEHIFSDEVKVMQGLSDRIRKEIKDLLNITCKVRLVEPKSITRSEGKAKRVIDRRPR
- a CDS encoding indolepyruvate oxidoreductase subunit beta; this encodes MSNQVTNILISGVGGQGILLASEILSEVLMLAGHDVKKNEIHGMSQRGGSVVSHIRYGQKVYSSIIPEGQADVLLGFELLETYRYLPLVREGGCVMANNLQIFPPPVTLGKETYPDNIPGKIKAAFPDSLLVDGLGLAMKAGNQRTVNTVLLGALSRRVPVEQSCWVETLQKMVPAKYLEENVTAFHLGRNL
- the iorA gene encoding indolepyruvate ferredoxin oxidoreductase subunit alpha encodes the protein MERAILSGNEAIARGAYEAGVKVASAYPGTPSTEILENMVQYPTIDSSWAPNEKVALEVGIGASFGGARALVAMKHVGVNVAADPLFTLSYSGVKGGLVLAVADDPELHSSQNEQDSRNYAKFAKIPMFEPADSQEALTFTRLALEASEQFDTPVMLRTTTRISHSKSVVTLRDPVDGLPAPGLEKNPSKYVMLPSNARKRHPLVEERLRKMEEWACGQDFNRVEKVGGKVGVITAGVSYQYAREALPDADILKLGLVYPLPKKLIREFAANYETLYVIEELDPFIEEQVKAMGIDVRGKDVFSICGELTPGRVAESLTGKQDEPYFTHNETLPNRPPSMCPGCPHRSVFHSLNRLKAFVTGDIGCYTLGFMEPFAAMDTCICMGASIGNATGLSKVLSPEDQRKVVGVIGDSTFLHTGINGLMDMVYNKSTATVVILDNRTTAMTGRQENPGSGYTLMGADSYQVDLEQICQALGVKHVRVVDPYEVAHTYQVLKEEMERPEVSVVIARRPCMLVKRDPALRKPAVMIDSNLCSGCRACLKLGCPAIEWRTLEDGKEVAHVNRLFCVGCGLCRQVCRFDAVRDIE
- a CDS encoding methylglyoxal synthase, with the translated sequence MENGEAQKTFIGVLGNNDNPKIHASLASIFHHFYRHSNRATLEKYHFLFSGRAHDRLFYGYEANGLPPLDSKVSDWLYDDCGVTALPGGNEGGVIVLSNLISYRKCSIAWPFFDPFDTPWLRPDILAFLRLSDHCHVKRLMNRGSVLTWFDHEAEADAGRNLQPCPPTLWLGLEEDESKGLPFPHKKPEVRHEGEPSVNALKGRPIPFSEMTVALIAHYEMKPRMIDFAIDHESELNKFGRILATGTTGREVAAATSRKIEKKMVRYHSGPKGGDIEIATAILYDQCHVVIFFVDPLNPHPHIEDVRVVFQSCMFKDQVVMITNEMHAREFMSRVVRGKDALTLYL
- a CDS encoding epoxyqueuosine reductase encodes the protein MDQVIREEIRSFVRASPDNRFAGSNRPYFDEPLVGYAAAEDPLFSEFKKIIGDFHLTPGEVLHNASGCREEEAKTVICWVLPISEATRRSNRQEKKMPSREWAMTRSHGERFNNLLRIYVTNLIHSIGAIVASPLLTGLWRPVKDPRIGMASTWSERHAAYAAGLGTFSLNDGFITDRGIAHRCGSVVTDLEITASPRTCADPWSNCLYHRNGSCGLCVHRCPAGAISLEGHDKEKCQAYVYGELRQTAGPLYGVMETGCGLCQTGVPCEARVPTTHTNQGI
- a CDS encoding GGDEF domain-containing protein codes for the protein MNLDRPYNILTLKFFDKELEENFRKDYFNKDLLHHRSALLAGTFLYAIFGILDWFILPEKKEICWLIRYAVVCPVLVSCYFITFTNLYRKFQPYIIFLVAMTASLGLIVMISIASEPGNYLYYAGLFLCVLFYYELIPDHILSNILAWGTFVLYVIAAALFSSTPAYFLFNNSFIFFFFNIAGMFACYNMDQSKRADYLQRQFIEQQAQQLKKALEDVERERARVEKLSLQDPLTALSNRRHFFTIAEKEMKRKARYQHPLAVMLMDLDHFKKINDTFGHAAGDMVLQKVAEIIMRTIRSSDLACRYGGEEFAILLPETDRASARQLGIRLLHNIEQSQFVTERGTVYLSASLGIAALNGEEQVDPLNLIERADQVLYQAKNAGRNQLRFWEAPRQDEPE
- the ubiG gene encoding bifunctional 2-polyprenyl-6-hydroxyphenol methylase/3-demethylubiquinol 3-O-methyltransferase UbiG, translating into MKTTAAAIDNDIYDQYPERWWSATGFASLLEHVSNPWRFPYFQRILHHEGRKGFCGKRLLDVGCGGGVLTEEFAAIGLTVTGLDPSEKSIQAARAHARENGLAIEYRHGSGDRLPFDTGSFDLVSCCDVLEHIQNWDHVVAEVARVLKPGGLFFYDTINRTPISKLVFIKLAQEWKYTRFLPPNLHVWDMFIRPEELTSAMNRHGLLNMDIRGTNPPKNPFRMLWAMRGLNRGRISAAEFGRRVGGSVEGPDINVNYMGYAIRKSNG
- a CDS encoding lactate utilization protein; its protein translation is MDQNQKTWNEKAAAVIIDNLKKRHMEGSYAPDAAQAREEVLAMIPEGAVVYRCASMTTAGIGLWDRMAEMPGVQIIDHYRPGLSPEESMNLRRQGLLADVMIASANAITLDGVLVNLDAVGNRVAAMTFGPKKVILVAGMNKVVPDLATAKTRVKHYAATVNTLRAGYKNPCVETGLCSDCRSPQRICNVWAITEGQLAVNEGRIHVKLVGENLGY